The genomic interval TCCATTCGGCGGACATCGGCCTCTTCGTTGTGCTGCGATCTGTCGCATAATACGTACTGTGAATATCGCCGCTGGACAACGGTTTGCCAGAGCTCCTGATCTCCTGGCTGTGCGCGGACGTTCGGTCCTGAAAGTTTCTGCTCCTTTTCCGTGCATTAGTCCTCTCGACTTCCTTCGGCTGGTCCAGCCGAACAACACGATGCTCACTAGGTACTTGATCACAGCGACTCGAATTCTCCTTCTGCTTCTCGTAATCCCTGGTCTCCAACTGGTTCGGCGAAGACAGAATACCTTTCAAGGTTATGTCGTTCCTCGCGTCCTCCGAACACGACACCGAACAAGGAGGACTAGGCAGCAATCTCTCGAGGTAGGCGGACGAGGGTCTCCTGGAAGCTGGGGAACACGGAATTCCACTCGGCTGCGGCGACACAACCGTGCCACGAGTCCTCAGCTCCTCGAGCACCTGCTCGTCGAAATGTTCAACATCCTGATATTTGCATTTCGCTTGAGCCTCGCTGTTCCTGCTCGAACTGATCCACTGAGCCTGATTCTTCGCGTTCTCCGGAGGTGTCTTCCGATCCTCCGAATTCCCCGTGCTCCGCCTGTGGAAATAATCTCTGTCGGACTCGTAGGCCAACGAGTCCGCCTTCTGCCGCCTCAGTTCTTCCAGCACTTGGGAATCACAGTCGtcctcatcctcctcctcctcctcctcctcctcctcctccatgTCCCTTTCATCGTGCTCCTCCTCGTGCGGGAAACCATCCAATTTCGACTCGTCCGGGTACGACTCGGTTTTCGCGAAGTTCACAGTGCTCTCCGGAGACTCGACGCGGGCTTTCATGTTCGGCGAAATCGAATGTGTCGCGGCCGCGTGCGGATTTCTGTAGCGGTAGCTCGGTATGATGATGGACAATCCGGGGAGGTTTTtcgaggaggtggaggaggcggtCCTTTGTGCGTCGATCGCGGAATCGGCGTTCTTCAACATCCTCTCGACGCACTCCGCCTGCGAATCCGGCGATCTGCTCGACGACGACGCTTTCGAGGGCGGTCTCGTCGACGGAGCGCCGTTGATTTTCGAACTTTCCGAACCGCTCGTCCTGGTTATAGACACCGAAAGCCCCGGAGTATTTCGGAGTGCTTTCAGAATCTTCGAACTGTCGTTGTAGTCGATTTTGATCGGTTCACCAGGCTCGTCCGGCCGCTCCTCCTCCGCTTCCAACGGCGCGTCGTCGTACATCGACACCATATTTTGGTGCTTGACACGAGATTTTGATCTACGCTTCGATCTATTCTCAAGACCACCGTCCGCCTCCGCGACTTTGCACATCTTCGAGTTCGAATTGTTCTTGATCGAAACGAGGACGACGTTCTCCTTCAGCTGATCATTCTTCTCCTCCTCGCTCTCGGCGTCGTAGTTTCGCAAGATCTTCTCCTCGTGGATCTCGATTTTATCATCGGCAAGATTATCGTCGAGCTTCTCGGTGTCTTCCCCGTGATAGCTGGAGATCACGTTCGTTCTCGACGTCTGCTCGTTCATTTTATTCGACAACTCGAACAGGATCGAATTCGAGTCCACGATTTTACTGTCGGTGGATTTCCCGTGGAGATTCTCGTTGAGAACCTCGCACGTTTTCGTCGAATCGATCGGGAGATCGGCACTGGGAGTATCGGTGGCTAGAACCGGCGAGGCTGTTGCGTCTATCATGTTCAGTATGTCTTGAATGCCCGCCTTGTTCATGCGTAGTCGTTTTTCACAATCCAGCACCGCCTTCTTTTCAGCGACGATAACATCTTCATTTTGCCCCTTCTTGTCGTTTCCTTGGCTCTGAAGGATATTCTGATGAACGCCCTCGGGCAATTGAGAAAAGTGTAGCTGCTCCAGAATCACTCGCGGCTGCAACAACTTGTCCTTCTGCAACCTTTCAAGCTTACTTCTCTCGCAGCCAATCGCCGGGTCTTTCTCGAGCCTATTCTCTTCTTCCATCTCGTCTTCGTTCTCGTTGTCCTCGCCCTCGTCTTCATCCTCGTCCACGTCGTTTTCTTCATCGTCGTCTTCCTCATCCTCGtcctcatcgtcgtcgtcgtcgtcgtcgtcgtcgtcgtcctctttGTCATCGTCGTCGGAGCATGGCACCCTTCGACGTTTCTCGTCCCACGTCGCACCGACTCTCGCATTGTTCCGCAAATTATCCAACGGGAACCCGTAATTTCTTCTGTGCTCGGTGTTTCGATTAATCTCATCGTAACTCCTCTTCCTGCCAACAACAGCATTCGTCGCGACTAAACCGTTGGCCCGTCCATTCGCCAGCTCTTTCGCGGAGATATGTTGCAGATTGATCGCCACGTGTTCCGTCTGCTTCGCGATCTCTTTCCCGTCGCTTGTACCGGACGTATTCGAAGGGTTCGCGTTGCCCGTCTTCTGGAAGGTCACTCCCAAACCAGTCGAGTATATGTTCGAGGCTGTCCTCGGTATCGAACGCCATCCTTGCGCCGTTTTCGTCAGCTTGATACGGTTCCTCTTGTCGTAGTCCTCGCACCTCACCTCGACGATCCTCTGTTCCCGTTGCGAGGCCCACAAGAAGATCGGATTGACCTTCGGCCGTTTCTCTTCTGATTGCTCTTCGGAGGATTCCTCTTCCCTGGCCGGCTTCTGATGCTTCTgatggtggtgatggtggtggtggtgatgatgatgatgatgatgacgtCTTTGACGACGGGGCGCTGTGCCCCGTGCAGGGGCCCCGCTCATCACTCCATCCAACGAGTTGTTATTATTCTGCCACTCGTCCACCGAGGCGACTTCTTCCACCGACGATTTCCACCCCTCCAATCGTTTCGAAAATTTCCACCGGCCGGTCGATGATGAGCTGGCACCGTGGCTTCGGCCACTATCTCAACTATCCACCGTACATAAAGAATCGACCGTACGTGGCTCGCGGTAGGCAGTCCTCTCGATCGCGATTACATTCCCGGAACGTCGTCCGTTCGACGATATCCTCGTGGCGCACGGCTTCATCGACTAAGTAATTAGCTACGGACGATCGCGGCTGGTTCCCGGCTCACCCCGAAGTCAATTTCTCACCGTCCATTAACAAACTAGCCGGTTTCGAGCAAGCAACGATCGATCTTAAG from Halictus rubicundus isolate RS-2024b chromosome 2, iyHalRubi1_principal, whole genome shotgun sequence carries:
- the LOC143363809 gene encoding uncharacterized protein LOC143363809; this encodes MSGAPARGTAPRRQRRHHHHHHHHHHHHHHQKHQKPAREEESSEEQSEEKRPKVNPIFLWASQREQRIVEVRCEDYDKRNRIKLTKTAQGWRSIPRTASNIYSTGLGVTFQKTGNANPSNTSGTSDGKEIAKQTEHVAINLQHISAKELANGRANGLVATNAVVGRKRSYDEINRNTEHRRNYGFPLDNLRNNARVGATWDEKRRRVPCSDDDDKEDDDDDDDDDDDEDEDEEDDDEENDVDEDEDEGEDNENEDEMEEENRLEKDPAIGCERSKLERLQKDKLLQPRVILEQLHFSQLPEGVHQNILQSQGNDKKGQNEDVIVAEKKAVLDCEKRLRMNKAGIQDILNMIDATASPVLATDTPSADLPIDSTKTCEVLNENLHGKSTDSKIVDSNSILFELSNKMNEQTSRTNVISSYHGEDTEKLDDNLADDKIEIHEEKILRNYDAESEEEKNDQLKENVVLVSIKNNSNSKMCKVAEADGGLENRSKRRSKSRVKHQNMVSMYDDAPLEAEEERPDEPGEPIKIDYNDSSKILKALRNTPGLSVSITRTSGSESSKINGAPSTRPPSKASSSSRSPDSQAECVERMLKNADSAIDAQRTASSTSSKNLPGLSIIIPSYRYRNPHAAATHSISPNMKARVESPESTVNFAKTESYPDESKLDGFPHEEEHDERDMEEEEEEEEEEDEDDCDSQVLEELRRQKADSLAYESDRDYFHRRSTGNSEDRKTPPENAKNQAQWISSSRNSEAQAKCKYQDVEHFDEQVLEELRTRGTVVSPQPSGIPCSPASRRPSSAYLERLLPSPPCSVSCSEDARNDITLKGILSSPNQLETRDYEKQKENSSRCDQVPSEHRVVRLDQPKEVERTNARKRSRNFQDRTSAHSQEIRSSGKPLSSGDIHSTYYATDRSTTKRPMSAEWTVGRQRNQPNPYQKFSGKRRVHSLEEACATSSSTDKLLDPATQLRELIETSGHLIPEPLLVPRDYLPGLAAAPATEIPKLLASRPELRLPEALDRPDLVRDPDLLVISLAHLQHVLDHGEGPVSRSRSSHPRSNNGTNKGSGHASSGPRNSSQAKPKLSCKPIGTLMPAPIDLSSSRRTSPYPPLLRVRSGLLKQEPEVSSTASSPDDSQLWHPLFGSQKRHHQQYHQQQQQQQHQQQQYQQQQQQHRQNQRQSQHQPQNQLQHQYRDQHQDRNQNQHPYSQPHAHQHQHQHQHQHQHQHQHQHQHQHQHQHQHQHQHQHQHQHQHQHQHQHQHQHQHQHQHQHASWHRTTLAS